The Leucobacter rhizosphaerae genome includes a region encoding these proteins:
- the lspA gene encoding signal peptidase II: MNDTPDSSGHMDQPAPSRRRLVPLVLLAVAALIYAADQLVKNWVVTHLPEGETVPVLGEFLQWHFVRNPGAAFSMASGATWIFTILAAVVVVVILWQIRRLRSVSWSIFLGLLLGGVLGNLTDRLTREPGFPVGHVIDFISTPWLWLGFPQGIYNIADMAIVGGMILFVAITLLGLPVDGSPRETRASRAAAASEEPAASEEHGAP, translated from the coding sequence GTGAACGACACTCCCGACTCGTCGGGCCACATGGACCAGCCGGCGCCCTCGCGGCGCCGGCTGGTTCCATTGGTGCTGCTCGCCGTCGCCGCCCTGATCTACGCCGCGGATCAGCTCGTCAAGAACTGGGTCGTCACCCACCTCCCCGAGGGCGAGACGGTCCCGGTGCTCGGCGAATTCCTGCAGTGGCACTTCGTCCGCAATCCGGGGGCCGCGTTCTCGATGGCGAGCGGGGCGACCTGGATCTTCACGATCCTCGCCGCGGTGGTCGTGGTGGTGATCCTGTGGCAGATCCGGCGCTTGCGTTCGGTCTCCTGGTCGATCTTCCTGGGGCTCCTGCTCGGCGGGGTGCTCGGCAACCTGACCGATCGACTGACGCGCGAACCGGGATTCCCGGTGGGCCACGTCATCGACTTCATCTCCACCCCCTGGCTGTGGCTCGGCTTCCCCCAGGGCATCTACAACATCGCGGACATGGCGATCGTCGGCGGCATGATCCTGTTCGTCGCGATCACCCTCCTCGGGCTGCCGGTCGACGGATCGCCGCGCGAGACCCGGGCGTCCCGCGCCGCGGCCGCCTCGGAGGAGCCTGCCGCATCGGAGGAGCATGGAGCACCGTAG
- a CDS encoding DivIVA domain-containing protein, with amino-acid sequence MALTPEDVVNQKFTITKFRDGYDLDQVDDFLDSIVEVLRLHEQEKAELNTQIEDLTAKLAACEARGGAEETAVSEQTIVVEAPAPSAPVVQAAAPAAAEVHSPQPDAVKSSAMLQLALELHDKHVHEGEATRDKLISEAEAKRDQMVEDAELTAKQLVEEAQKQRAEELKVLGEERSDLQFKIKDLRQFESEYRGTLRSYIQSQLRGLDGSPEPSGAPDGLQ; translated from the coding sequence ATGGCCCTGACTCCTGAAGACGTCGTGAATCAGAAGTTCACGATCACCAAGTTCCGCGACGGCTACGATCTCGACCAGGTCGATGATTTCCTCGACTCCATCGTCGAGGTGCTGCGCCTGCACGAGCAGGAGAAGGCCGAGCTGAACACGCAGATCGAGGATCTGACGGCGAAGCTCGCCGCCTGCGAGGCGCGAGGCGGTGCTGAGGAGACCGCGGTGTCGGAGCAGACCATCGTCGTCGAGGCGCCCGCGCCCTCCGCTCCGGTCGTTCAGGCAGCGGCGCCTGCGGCCGCCGAGGTCCACTCGCCGCAGCCGGACGCCGTCAAGTCGAGCGCCATGCTGCAGCTCGCACTCGAGCTGCACGACAAGCACGTGCACGAGGGCGAAGCGACGCGCGACAAGCTCATCAGCGAGGCCGAGGCCAAGCGCGACCAGATGGTCGAGGACGCGGAGCTCACCGCGAAGCAGCTCGTCGAGGAGGCGCAGAAGCAGCGCGCCGAGGAGCTCAAGGTGCTGGGCGAGGAGCGCAGCGACCTGCAGTTCAAGATCAAGGATCTCCGCCAGTTCGAGAGCGAGTACCGGGGCACGCTGCGCTCCTACATCCAGTCGCAGCTGCGCGGCCTCGACGGATCCCCGGAGCCGTCCGGCGCCCCTGACGGCCTGCAGTAG
- a CDS encoding YggT family protein, translating into MEIVLTLGTILRVALRIYIFVLWVRFVLDWVLVLNPRFRPRGPLAVLVELVYSITDPPIRMFRRVLPPIRLGQISLDLGWLLTMLSCWILLAIIPGWW; encoded by the coding sequence GTGGAGATCGTACTCACGCTCGGAACGATTCTTCGAGTCGCCCTCCGGATCTACATCTTCGTCCTCTGGGTGCGGTTCGTGCTCGATTGGGTGCTGGTGCTCAACCCCCGGTTCCGGCCGCGTGGGCCCCTGGCGGTGCTGGTCGAGCTCGTCTACAGCATCACCGATCCTCCGATCCGGATGTTCCGTCGAGTCCTGCCGCCGATCCGCCTCGGGCAGATCTCCCTCGACCTCGGCTGGCTCCTCACCATGCTGTCCTGCTGGATCCTGCTCGCAATCATTCCCGGCTGGTGGTAG